The DNA window TATTCCACATCACACTTTGACAGCCAAACTTCAAGTGCAGTCAGTCTACTTGAAAGGCTCCACTATGCTGGATCTCCAGTGGGCCCGATCCATgatatggaagaagaagaagagaagaatcTTTAAGTCAGCACTGGATATTGAAACTGCCCTCACAAAATTACCTCAATTAAGAGTGAGAATTGGAACTGGAAGTTCAACATAAAATGAGTTTAACTTGACATTGAATCCAACAACAATGTTGTCAAGTTATTTGTGAAAATTAATTATGTCATTTGACTTTTGTGTCAGGTCCCTACTCAACTGTACCCGTTCCCAGAATCAGATTCACAGTCAACTCAGGAGTACAAGGGGGAGGTGGAGGAAGATTCAGACACTATTCCGCCTACACCACCGAAGAGAAGGCGCATGAGCACCATCCCGTCTCCCTCCAACATAGTGAGTAGAATGTATTGCCTTCCTTTTAACACTAGTTTAATACTATATGTTAAGGGTTTCATGGCCCAAAAATATAGGGTCAGTTGGcaggagaatttttttttccagtAGGTATGGAAATGAGCATTTTGTTGCTTGTGGGAGTAAAACAATCTACCAATTTGCTGAAGCCGTTATGATTATTTTACAGGCTTCACCTGTGTTGGTGGTAAGTACACCCGTTTCTTGTTGTGGATGTTCTTGTGCTCGAGTAACTACGAGATCAACTGCTACACAGACGGAAAGACAAGCTACAGTGCACACCACGTCACAGACCACACCAGAAATTCAAACTGCTTCCTCCCAGACTATCATCACTGGGGGGAAAGGGATAACGGACATCGTCCATCTTTAATTCACAGTGCCAGGAAGTTGTACGAGTCGAAAAGAATTCTTTAGCGTTTTGTTGACTTTCCTTTATATTTTTCTGTGCTCATTTAGACTAAAATGCCAccgagacagaaacagaagagTAGTCATTTGACAAAACGAGGGAGAGGCCTACAGATTTTGCAGGAACATTTTCCTCTTCCAGAAGGTATGTGTTCACCAACAGACTGTCTTTTTGGTCATTTATGTTTACATATCTTATCAACTGACCGATCAGGAGCCGAGACAGCTAGGTGGGCCAATGCAACTTTTGGATTTATGCCTTGTAGGACCACTATTTTGAGGGTTGCGAAAAGGGCCTCATGAAAAGCCTTAGTGCAAAACACTGTGTTGATGCATTTCATTCTTTCTGCAAAGAAGTGTTCATTTCACACTACCCACTGAAAGCTAAGAATGATCCAGAAGCTGAAGCAGCGCATACATTGCCGTCAACCAGTACAACTGTGGAAACTTCAGAAGCAGAAATGTTGCCCTCTGAGTCTGACCCAGGTCCTTCAAGTTCAACAGATCCAAGCACACCTTCGtggaaaaaaatgcgaaaatttGCTGCAATGACACCAAGAAAGAGGGTGATGAGAAGGCAACTTCACTTTGTCGCCTCTTCCCTtgtcgaagaaagaagaaggaatAGGACTAGAGTGTGCGTCTTAAAAAAGAAGATTGCATCCATGCCCTACAAGTTGAAACAGATTAAAGTGAAGATCAAGAGGAAAGAGAGTACAGTGCGAAAATTGAAACAAGCATTGAAGGAGCAGGAATGTGCGAAATGGAAACAATCTCAGAAAGAACGCAGAGAAGATGCATCAGGAAGAAATGTGGAACGCGAGTTGAAAAGAAAATTAAAGCAGAAGGACAATGACATCAGAGCACTCGATGATGACAAGGCAAAACTTGAAGAACAAATACAACGTGAAAGGCAACACAACGAAAAGAAAAAGCAAGCAGGCAAAAGGGACAAAAAGACTTACGCCACCCAAACACGCATGATTGTTTACGATTGCCTAATGGCGCGCGTTCCAACCCAACACATTCATTCCTTGATCCATAGCATCTCCAAAAGAACTGGTGTGAACCTAGAACCCATACCACAAAGAAGTGCAATAGAGCAAATGCAAAGGGAACTAGGAATCATAACAGAACTTCAGACTGCTGAAACAGCTGTTAATACCAAGAACATCACGATCGGGTTTGACGCAACAACGCAAGAGGGTGTACATGTGAATGCAGTTCACCTGACGACCGCAAAGAAGCCAaatgaaaaagaagacaaaacgaCACCAAAGACGTGCCAAGTGATTTCACTGGACCAACTCGCTGGAGGAACAGCCAATGACTACGCAGAACATATCGTGTCTTCTATTGACAGTCTCGCTCGTGTCCACAGTGATTTTCACAAGGAAGAATTCCACGAAACGCGCAAAAAGATCATTGCCAACATAGCTAACACCATGACTGACAGGGCAACAGTCAACCACTGCACCATTGAGAAGTTGAAAGGAGCATGGGGTAAACCACTGAATGAGCTCAACTGTCACTTGCATCCTTTAGATACAGTTGCATCTACCTGCCGTTCAGCATTGAAAAACCTGGAGTCCGAGAAAGGGGCACTATTTGGGAAGGACTGCACATCTGCAAACATTATCTGTCAGCTGAGCAAGTTGCGATACAGAGACGGAAAGGGTGACCCTCGCGGATTCCTGTTATTTCTAGAAAGGAATGAGCTTCCACGTTCACTGTTTCCTCGTTACCAAGGCAACCGTCTCCACATTCTTTTCCACACTGCGGGAGTCGTTGTGCAGTACCGAAACCTCCTTCTGAACGGTTTTCTCACCCCAGGGACTGTCTCCTGTGGTGGACTCAAAACAGGCCTGCGGCGAGATTTGAAAAGCGAGACTGGAATGAAACTGGAGTTGTGTGTCCTTGGGCTTGTGGGTAAGCTTCTTACAGGTCCTTGGATGAAGAAGTTTTATGTCTCTGCTGATGCTCAGCTTGACCAGGTCTCCTCAGCTGACGGGATGTGGGCGACCAACATCCCTTCGACTCGTACAACTTCACTGTCTTCTCCAAGCCCCGGATGTGAGCGACCAACATCCCTTCGACTCGTACAACTTCACTGTCTTCTCCAAGCCCCGGATGTGGGCGACCAACATCCCTTCGACTCGTACAACTTCACTGTCTTCTCCAAGCCGCGGATGTGGGCGACCAACATCCTTACGACTCGTACAACTTCACCatctactacatgtactacaaaTTCAGTTTCCTGTCTGACAAGCTTCATGCTACCTCTTCACTGCGACAGAGTCTTCTTCCATTCTGAACGGTCTGCGTGTCCTCCCTAAGACAACAGGTTATGTGGACTTTATACCTCATCTAAACAACAATGTGAACAAGTTCAACTGGCAGCAGATGGGGGATCTGCTTTTGGCTTAGGTAACACTGAACACACATCTTTCTCCTACCAAGTTCAAATTTGGTCGTGATTGGCTTTATTTTTAAGTTTCCTCAGTTTAAGTTTGTTcaagttgttttctttatttcaaccatgttGGTTCTTACTGATACtgttttatccccgagtacgctagtacaagggctcagcagactttaattgtgtgtctgtgtgtgtgtctgtctgtctgtctttctccacttcacagcttattgctgggaaactactgggcgcaatTCGTttaaaagttgatacactaacttgataataggtccgattggtcgtattaaaacttcataatgtgtgtgtgtgtgtgtgtgtgtgtgtgtgtgtgtgtgtgtgtgtgtgtgtgtgtgtgtgtgtgtgtgtgtgtgtaagaaagagagagagagagagagagagaggaagagagaggaagagagagagggagtgagggagagagagtgtgtgtgtgtgaatgtgtgtgtgcattttcactgtgatcaaataaaagagaaaggccagtcaccacgcacatcctcggctcgcatgcaatgtatttatatagcaaaggaaatgcctgtaattcacacagatcaatcacttggtcttaaacgtgcacaagacaaaaacgttcatactgggggagcgagccagtctgaagagtactcgggtccagcgcgagcgttttttatttgagtttgtttttattttgtatgaATGCGTGTGTTTTCATTTGCTtcgttatttgtgtttgtttggagaCAGAAATGTACAAAAGTATGGACATGTAAATACAGTGGTATGCTGACTTTGTGCTCTTTCCCAGTGATATAGATCAAAATGTTACATGAATATTTTTTTGTAAGTTAATTAGTGACGTTATTATGCCTTGAAATCATGGGAGTGCCACTTTAATAATCATAATCgtattcttatttttttttatctatatatctatataaaTATATCTATAGTTGTTTAATAGAGATCTTATTCTTAACCTTTCTTTTGATACCAAATGTAACAATATTGATAAAGAAATGTGGGAGTTACAGTTATTTAGTGACGTTTTTATCTCTTGAATCATGGGAGTGCCTCTTTAATAATCATAATCttagagaaaaaaatgaaaaattacAGAAATATCTCTATAGTTGTTTAATAAAGATTTGAACCTCTCTTTTGATACCAAATTTAACAATATTGATAAAGAAATGTGGGAGTTACAGTTATTTAGTGACGTTTTTATGTCTTGAATCATGGGAGTGTGTCATGAATCGATATTCTGAAGCGCG is part of the Littorina saxatilis isolate snail1 linkage group LG6, US_GU_Lsax_2.0, whole genome shotgun sequence genome and encodes:
- the LOC138968018 gene encoding uncharacterized protein, with amino-acid sequence MPYKLKQIKVKIKRKESTVRKLKQALKEQECAKWKQSQKERREDASGRNVERELKRKLKQKDNDIRALDDDKAKLEEQIQRERQHNEKKKQAGKRDKKTYATQTRMIVYDCLMARVPTQHIHSLIHSISKRTGVNLEPIPQRSAIEQMQRELGIITELQTAETAVNTKNITIGFDATTQEGVHVNAVHLTTAKKPNEKEDKTTPKTCQVISLDQLAGGTANDYAEHIVSSIDSLARVHSDFHKEEFHETRKKIIANIANTMTDRATVNHCTIEKLKGAWGKPLNELNCHLHPLDTVASTCRSALKNLESEKGALFGKDCTSANIICQLSKLRYRDGKGDPRGFLLFLERNELPRSLFPRYQGNRLHILFHTAGVVVQYRNLLLNGFLTPGTVSCGGLKTGLRRDLKSETGMKLELCVLGLVGKLLTGPWMKKFYVSADAQLDQVSSADGM